A segment of the Longimicrobium sp. genome:
CGACGTACATGATGGGGCGGATCGTGATCTCGCCATTCACCACCACCGGGCGCTCGACGATGTTGTGCATCCCCAGGATGCCGACCTGCGGGGGGTTCAGGATCGGCGTCGACAGCATCGACCCGAAGATCCCGCCGTTGGTGATGGTGAAGGTGCCGCCCTGCAGCTCCTCCAGCGTCAGCTTGCCGTCGCGCGCCTTCTTCCCCAGCTCGCCGATCTCCCGCTCCAGCTCGGCGAAGGACTTCCGGTCGGCGTTGCGGACGACGGGGACGACCAGCCCCTCCTCGGCCCCGACGGCGATGCCGATGTCGTAGTACTGCTTGAGGACGATCTCGTCGCCCTGGATCTCGGCGTTCAGCCGCGGGAAGGTTTTCAGCGCGCCGATCACCGCCTTGGTGAAGAACGACATGAAGCCGAGCTTCACCCCGTGCTTCTTGACGAACTCGTCCTGGCGGCGCTTGCGCAGCTCCATCACCGCGCTGAGATCGACCTCGTTGAAGGTCGTCAGGCTCGCCGTCGTCTGCTGCGCCTCCACCAGCCGCCGCGCGATGGTCTGCCGCCGGCGAGTCATCCGCTGGCGAATCTCCGCCCGGTCGCCGTTCACCGACGGCGCGGCGGACGGAGCCGTCGCCGCCGCGGGCGCGGAGGTCGCGGGGGACGACGTCGCCGGCGCGGCGGCCGGTGCCTCGCGCTGCGGCGCGCCGGCGGCGGCGCGGCCGTCCTCGATGCGCTTGAGGACGTCTTCCTTGGTGACGCGCCCGTTGGGGCCGGAGCCCTGGA
Coding sequences within it:
- the odhB gene encoding 2-oxoglutarate dehydrogenase complex dihydrolipoyllysine-residue succinyltransferase, with translation MPVEIRVPPLGESVVEATVGRWSKKAGDAVRKDEVLVELETDKITVEVAAPADGTLGAIRKNEGDTVGVNELLAEMEAGAAAPAAAEEGRAATARYEEKEGAAAPTASAATATVTAETPAAGSADAPTSPAARAIAAEHGIDLATVQGSGPNGRVTKEDVLKRIEDGRAAAGAPQREAPAAAPATSSPATSAPAAATAPSAAPSVNGDRAEIRQRMTRRRQTIARRLVEAQQTTASLTTFNEVDLSAVMELRKRRQDEFVKKHGVKLGFMSFFTKAVIGALKTFPRLNAEIQGDEIVLKQYYDIGIAVGAEEGLVVPVVRNADRKSFAELEREIGELGKKARDGKLTLEELQGGTFTITNGGIFGSMLSTPILNPPQVGILGMHNIVERPVVVNGEITIRPIMYVALTYDHRIVDGSEAVRFLVTVKQLLEDPLAMLIEG